One Miscanthus floridulus cultivar M001 chromosome 11, ASM1932011v1, whole genome shotgun sequence DNA window includes the following coding sequences:
- the LOC136494322 gene encoding uncharacterized protein, which translates to MGRRTKPSSSFWYSSRSRSSSAPATPRPEPATATGEPPVGCMSMVHYLIFAPGAGCVGRPPTSSSNAIVTPHGCHGLASSSSRSGFEPPRNSLDLDADNPNDIQIEPVFDALASTTTSMRRSTKPTAPSSEAETPRTPSLVARLMGIDGLPEQQPSPPPAQHKKQPGRTARRSTTSTGKENSSCGSPPASKAEKKKRVIPESMNRREPLRSLSCNVVGAEARSLPDTPRASWDGPRLSLQALKENVLDRAAHYMSMPSSPTSLSSSAKKKKDAACSRRRRDEKAAKEHAREILRQAKETVASRKSGNSSTSASPAAEKRQSCFNNKENVMMSNPAAPAPAPAMEVQKLSVVFQQTAKPTTVSPKPSAEHHSPTVALAPRQQQQPSSPPPPHRAKPSRQPPPPPPLDPPPTRARKPDGCERFATRIKKPAACPASEPTTSSSSLPTDCCSVRARVSSSPPLEEDPEYSYLRTVLERGGFMRSSPPPRRPGRGHSVASPVDPIVFHLLELELPADEARLGPLRHRWNRKLLFHLAQEQLADLLLGLDASSPTTTGLPLLGKVWRKVRSFPAADCRVVGDIDALVGADLERASVRRLARHPAVEEEAGDVAEEVAERVLDALLAECVAESVSLSCTALSHSSSSRASAR; encoded by the coding sequence ATGGGGCGGAGGACCaagccgtcgtcgtcgttctggTACTCCTCGCGgagccgttcctcctcggcccccGCCACGCCGAGGCCGGAACCTGCGACGGCGACAGGAGAGCCACCCGTCGGGTGCATGTCCATGGTGCACTACCTCATCTTCGCGCCGGGCGCCGGCTGCGTCGGCCGCCCGCCCACTTCCTCCTCCAACGCCATCGTCACGCCGCACGGCTGCCACGGCctcgccagcagcagcagcaggagcggATTCGAGCCGCCCAGGAACAGCCTCGACCTCGACGCCGACAACCCCAACGACATCCAGATCGAGCCGGTGTTCGACGCCCTCGCCAGCACGACGACCAGCATGCGCCGCTCCACCAAGCCCACCGCGCCGTCGTCCGAGGCCGAGACGCCCAGGACGCCCAGCCTCGTCGCGCGTCTCATGGGCATCGACGGCCTGCCGGAACAGCAGCCCTCTCCACCGCCGGCGCAGCACAAGAAGCAGCCCGGTCGCACTGCCAGAAGATCAACTACCTCGACGGGCAAGGAGAACAGCAGCTGCGGCTCCCCGCCTGCGTCCAAGGCGGAGAAGAAGAAGCGCGTGATCCCGGAGTCCATGAACCGGCGGGAGCCGCTGCGCAGCCTCAGCTGCAACGTCGTCGGCGCCGAGGCCCGCTCGCTGCCGGACACGCCGCGCGCGTCGTGGGACGGGCCCAGGCTGTCTCTGCAGGCGCTCAAGGAGAACGTCCTCGACCGCGCCGCGCACTACATGTCCATGCCCAGCTCGCCCACCTCCTTGTCTTCTTccgccaagaagaagaaggatgctgCCTGCAGCCGCCGACGCCGGGACGAGAAGGCGGCCAAGGAGCACGCGCGCGAGATCCTCCGCCAGGCCAAGGAGACGGTCGCCAGCCGCAAGTCTGGCAACAGCAGCACATCCGCGTCGCCGGCAGCTGAGAAGAGGCAGAGCTGCTTTAACAACAAGGAGAACGTGATGATGAGTAATCCTGCAGCTCCAGCTCCCGCTCCCGCCATGGAGGTCCAGAAGCTGTCTGTCGTGTTTCAACAAACTGCCAAGCCGACGACGGTGTCCCCAAAGCCAAGCGCCGAGCATCACAGCCCCACGGTGGCACTGGCgccgaggcagcagcagcagccatcgTCCCCTCCGCCACCGCATCGGGCGAAGCCGTCGAGgcagccgccaccaccgccgccactcgACCCGCCGCCCACCCGAGCGAGGAAACCGGACGGGTGCGAGCGCTTCGCCACGCGGATCAAGAAGCCCGCGGCGTGCCCGGCGTCCGAGCCgacgacgtcgtcgtcgtcattgcCGACGGACTGCTGCTCGGTCCGCGCCCGCGTTTCCTCGTCGCCGCCGCTGGAGGAGGACCCCGAGTACAGCTACCTGCGGACGGTGCTGGAGCGCGGCGGGTTCATGcggtcgtcgccgccgcctcgGCGGCCGGGGCGGGGCCACTCCGTGGCGTCGCCGGTGGACCCGATCGTGTTCCACCTCCTGGAGCTGGAGCTCCCCGCGGACGAAGCACGTCTTGGCCCTCTCCGGCACCGGTGGAACCGGAAGCTGCTGTTCCACCTGGCGCAGGAGCAGCTGGCGGACCTGCTGCTGGGCTTGGACGCTTCATCGCCGACGACGACGGGGCTACCGCTGCTGGGGAAGGTGTGGAGAAAGGTCCGGAGCTTCCCGGCGGCGGACTGCCGTGTGGTGGGCGACATCGACGCGCTGGTGGGCGCGGACCTGGAGCGCGCGAGCGTGCGGCGGCTGGCGCGGCACCccgcggtggaggaggaggcgggcGACGTGGCGGAGGAGGTGGCGGAGCGCGTCCTGGACGCGCTCCTCGCGGAGTGCGTGGCGGAATCTGTTTCTCTTTCCTGCACCGCCCTGTCGCACTCGTCGTCGTCACGTGCGTCGGCGAGGTAG